One region of Flavobacterium sp. KACC 22763 genomic DNA includes:
- a CDS encoding phosphoribosyltransferase domain-containing protein has translation MSSNIILTHQEIEHKIKRIAYQIYETFVDEDEVVIAGIASNGFVFAEKVASALSSISTLKVSICEVKINKQNPQEAIQTSLSTEQYKNKGLVLVDDVLNSGTTLIYAVRHFLDVPLKKFKTAVLVDRNHKKYPVKADFKGISLSTSLLEHVQVVFNSENGDYASLS, from the coding sequence ATGAGTAGCAATATTATCCTAACACATCAGGAAATCGAACATAAAATAAAACGTATCGCTTATCAAATTTACGAGACTTTTGTAGACGAAGATGAAGTTGTTATTGCCGGAATTGCCTCTAACGGATTTGTTTTTGCCGAAAAAGTCGCTTCGGCACTCAGCAGCATTTCAACCTTAAAGGTTTCTATCTGCGAAGTCAAAATCAATAAACAAAATCCGCAAGAAGCGATACAAACTTCATTAAGTACGGAACAATATAAAAATAAAGGATTGGTTCTGGTTGACGATGTGTTAAACTCGGGCACTACATTAATATATGCTGTTCGTCATTTCTTAGACGTTCCGCTTAAAAAATTCAAAACAGCAGTACTTGTTGACCGAAACCATAAAAAATATCCTGTAAAGGCAGATTTCAAAGGAATTTCACTTTCAACTTCTTTATTAGAGCATGTTCAAGTAGTTTTCAATTCAGAAAACGGCGATTACGCTTCTTTAAGCTAA
- a CDS encoding RNA-binding S4 domain-containing protein produces the protein MRIDKYLWCVRYYKTRNMVTEACKKNQITVNGQIAKPSKEVFPTDRITFRKDQITQIITVLDIPQSRVGAKLVDIYRKNETPPEAYAHLELLKLSKEHYRRSGTGRPTKKDRRDIDDYGDEIYDDEEEETETE, from the coding sequence ATGAGAATAGATAAATACTTGTGGTGTGTTCGTTATTACAAGACCAGAAACATGGTTACTGAAGCTTGCAAAAAGAATCAGATCACTGTAAATGGACAGATTGCAAAACCTTCAAAAGAAGTTTTTCCTACAGACCGAATTACCTTTAGAAAAGATCAAATTACACAAATTATAACGGTTTTAGATATTCCGCAAAGTCGTGTTGGAGCAAAATTGGTAGATATTTATCGAAAAAATGAAACTCCGCCAGAAGCTTATGCACATTTAGAGTTATTAAAACTTTCCAAAGAACATTACAGAAGAAGTGGCACCGGGCGTCCAACTAAAAAAGACCGAAGAGACATTGATGATTACGGAGACGAAATTTACGATGACGAAGAAGAGGAAACTGAAACCGAATAA
- a CDS encoding transketolase family protein, which produces MKKYENTGSKDTRSGFGAGMTELGQKNENVVALCADLIGSLKFDDFKKNHPERFFQIGIAEANMIGIAAGLTIGGKIPFTGTFANFSTGRVYDQIRQSVAYSDKNVKICASHAGLTLGEDGATHQILEDIGLMKMLPGMTVINTCDYNQTKAATIALADHHGPAYLRFGRPVVANFTPADEPFVIGKAILLNEGTDVTIIATGHLVWEALIAAEKLEEKGISAEVINIHTIKPLDEEAILKSVAKTRCVVTAEEHNYLGGLGESVSGVLALNNPTPQEFVAVKDSFGESGTPEQLMEKYKLNNQAIVEAVERVIKRK; this is translated from the coding sequence ATGAAAAAATACGAAAATACAGGAAGTAAAGATACTCGTTCTGGTTTTGGAGCGGGAATGACTGAACTAGGTCAAAAAAACGAAAATGTTGTAGCATTATGTGCTGACTTAATTGGATCATTAAAATTTGATGATTTCAAAAAAAATCATCCAGAGCGTTTTTTCCAAATCGGAATTGCTGAAGCAAACATGATCGGAATCGCAGCAGGTTTAACAATTGGAGGAAAAATTCCTTTTACTGGAACTTTTGCTAACTTTTCTACAGGAAGAGTTTACGATCAAATTCGTCAATCTGTTGCTTATTCAGATAAAAATGTAAAAATCTGTGCTTCTCACGCTGGTTTAACTTTAGGAGAAGACGGTGCAACTCACCAAATCTTAGAAGATATCGGATTAATGAAAATGTTGCCAGGAATGACTGTAATCAACACTTGCGATTACAACCAGACTAAAGCTGCAACTATCGCATTAGCAGACCACCATGGTCCTGCTTACTTACGTTTCGGACGTCCAGTGGTAGCAAACTTTACTCCTGCTGACGAGCCATTCGTAATTGGAAAAGCAATTCTATTAAACGAAGGAACTGATGTAACTATTATTGCAACTGGACACTTAGTTTGGGAAGCTCTTATTGCTGCTGAAAAATTAGAAGAAAAAGGAATTTCTGCTGAAGTAATTAACATCCACACCATCAAACCTCTTGACGAAGAAGCTATCCTTAAATCGGTTGCTAAAACAAGATGTGTAGTTACTGCTGAAGAGCACAACTACCTTGGAGGTCTTGGAGAAAGTGTTTCTGGAGTATTAGCTTTAAACAATCCAACTCCACAAGAATTTGTAGCAGTAAAAGATAGTTTTGGTGAATCCGGAACTCCAGAGCAATTAATGGAAAAATACAAACTAAACAATCAAGCGATTGTCGAAGCTGTAGAAAGAGTAATCAAAAGAAAGTAA
- a CDS encoding FKBP-type peptidyl-prolyl cis-trans isomerase → MNKFKYYFVLLLAGLAIASCSKKDDDEVVVVPLRDYSEQYKADNDSIEKYLKTNYITVTENYDVTIAKIPAGGTQTSIWEQQEYPLRIRSVSSRGVDYKVYYLSFREGVGERPCNFDEITVSYTGTFLDNKQFDSSYGVERDFNLDIYVTRPIIDGWPEIMPQFRVGTRNPAGTDGSFTYDGYGAGVMFLPSGLAYYGNPPAGIPQYAPLVFSFKLLALKRSDLEYNASTQTKVGDGVSSYLEDLNGDGYLYDPRDTARYPTLSDDKIEDTDKDGIPDFLDFDDDGDGYTTRFELAKPTDQIGWGTLDGTSFYFGIRNYYPWDPMTDDTNTPNVDETEPRGIPRRPTGELTDPAKPESIDNPRKFVPEDYTASGRLRIHLDKTYPYQKK, encoded by the coding sequence ATGAATAAATTTAAATATTATTTTGTTTTATTACTAGCTGGTCTAGCTATCGCTTCTTGTAGTAAAAAGGATGACGATGAGGTGGTAGTGGTTCCTTTAAGGGATTATTCAGAGCAGTATAAAGCAGATAATGATTCAATTGAAAAATATTTAAAGACTAATTATATTACGGTAACAGAGAATTATGATGTTACAATAGCAAAGATTCCAGCAGGAGGAACACAGACTTCTATTTGGGAACAGCAAGAGTATCCTTTGAGGATTAGATCTGTTTCTAGTCGTGGTGTTGATTATAAAGTTTATTATCTAAGTTTTAGAGAAGGTGTTGGCGAGAGACCATGTAATTTTGATGAGATTACTGTTTCATACACAGGAACATTTTTAGATAATAAGCAGTTTGATAGTTCTTATGGGGTTGAGCGTGATTTTAACTTAGATATTTATGTTACAAGACCTATTATAGATGGTTGGCCTGAGATTATGCCACAATTTAGAGTAGGAACTCGTAATCCAGCTGGTACTGATGGAAGTTTTACATATGATGGCTATGGTGCTGGAGTAATGTTTTTGCCTTCAGGATTGGCATATTATGGAAATCCTCCAGCAGGTATTCCTCAATATGCTCCTTTAGTGTTTAGCTTTAAATTATTAGCTTTAAAACGATCTGATCTTGAGTACAACGCTTCTACACAAACAAAAGTAGGTGATGGTGTGTCAAGTTATTTGGAAGATCTTAATGGTGATGGTTATCTTTATGATCCGAGAGATACTGCAAGATATCCTACTTTGTCAGATGATAAAATAGAAGATACTGATAAAGATGGAATTCCTGACTTTTTAGATTTTGACGACGACGGAGATGGTTATACAACTAGATTTGAACTTGCAAAGCCTACTGATCAGATAGGTTGGGGGACATTAGATGGGACATCTTTTTATTTTGGAATAAGAAATTATTATCCTTGGGATCCAATGACTGATGATACTAATACGCCAAATGTTGATGAAACAGAGCCAAGAGGAATTCCTAGAAGGCCAACTGGAGAGCTTACTGATCCTGCTAAACCTGAGTCAATTGACAATCCTCGTAAATTTGTTCCGGAAGATTATACGGCATCAGGACGATTAAGAATTCATCTTGATAAAACGTATCCTTATCAAAAGAAATAA
- a CDS encoding tetratricopeptide repeat protein produces MKNLLLASFMMITCSIWAQSATGYFDKAMKKAEAGNTKGAIADYTKAISMNSKFVEAYQNRGVAKFKLNDLKGAQADFSKTIELDSMNADAFTGRANVNYKLQNYQGTIDDCTASLGLNPKDYIAYNLRGLAYNKIGDKKNSCKDFSKAIELGSQSAIKNKATFCK; encoded by the coding sequence ATGAAAAACCTACTATTAGCATCATTTATGATGATTACATGCTCTATCTGGGCACAATCTGCAACTGGCTATTTTGACAAAGCCATGAAAAAAGCTGAAGCTGGCAACACAAAAGGCGCAATCGCCGATTACACCAAAGCCATCAGCATGAATTCTAAATTTGTCGAAGCTTATCAGAATCGCGGTGTCGCAAAATTCAAACTAAATGATTTAAAAGGCGCTCAAGCCGACTTTAGCAAAACAATCGAGTTGGACAGCATGAATGCCGACGCTTTTACAGGCAGAGCCAATGTGAATTACAAATTACAAAACTATCAAGGGACTATCGATGATTGTACAGCTTCTTTAGGTTTAAATCCGAAAGATTACATTGCCTACAATCTAAGAGGTTTGGCTTACAACAAAATTGGCGATAAGAAAAACTCTTGCAAAGATTTCAGCAAAGCAATTGAGCTTGGAAGTCAGAGCGCTATAAAAAACAAAGCTACTTTTTGTAAATAA
- a CDS encoding shikimate kinase produces the protein MKKIVLLGYMGCGKSTIAQNLSKITNIPFLDLDKCIEERANLSINEIFEKHGEVYFRKLEHEMFVELLQSPDNNIIGLGGGTPCYANNHELLKGDDVVSIYLKASIDTLYNRLVHNKSKRPLIANMNEEEMKEFIAKHLFDRSYYYNQAKHKVSVDDKSVEETVQDILEILA, from the coding sequence ATGAAAAAAATTGTACTGTTAGGTTACATGGGTTGCGGAAAGTCAACAATTGCCCAAAATTTGTCAAAAATTACAAATATTCCGTTCTTAGATTTGGATAAATGTATCGAAGAAAGAGCAAATTTATCCATAAATGAGATTTTTGAGAAGCACGGAGAAGTGTATTTTAGAAAATTAGAACACGAAATGTTTGTCGAATTGCTGCAATCTCCCGATAATAATATTATCGGATTAGGTGGAGGAACTCCATGTTATGCCAATAATCATGAATTATTAAAAGGAGATGATGTTGTTTCTATATATTTAAAAGCATCTATTGATACTTTATATAATAGATTGGTGCATAATAAAAGCAAACGTCCTTTGATTGCTAATATGAATGAAGAGGAAATGAAAGAATTTATCGCGAAACATTTATTCGACAGAAGTTATTATTACAATCAAGCAAAACATAAAGTTTCGGTAGATGATAAATCTGTCGAAGAAACGGTTCAGGATATTTTAGAAATATTAGCTTAA